A section of the Flavobacteriales bacterium genome encodes:
- a CDS encoding iron ABC transporter permease, producing the protein MRSVGALAAALLSLLVLLLVHISTGPVSVSLREALHAVLGLPGVDRALVAVVRDVRIPSALTAMLVGAALACSGAVMQTLFSNPLAGPSVLGVSSGAGLGAALVMLVPGLSSTLGAAADLALVLAAFAGALVVLAVIVLADRRLGDPVTLLILGLMVGHLGGALVSVLEVAAGEGALRGFVLWGMGSFAGVGPERMPWLALPIVVGLFVTLVHMKALDAMLLGDEYARSMGVEVRATRTRLILATGLMAGACTAFCGPIAFIGLATPHLARALLRSAGHRLVLPGSALCGALLALACDILVRRVDGLPVNALTSLIGAPVVVWVLWSGRRWARMATG; encoded by the coding sequence ATGCGTTCCGTCGGTGCCCTGGCCGCAGCGCTCCTCTCCCTGCTGGTGCTGCTGCTGGTTCATATCAGCACGGGACCGGTATCGGTGTCGCTCAGGGAGGCGTTGCATGCCGTCCTGGGGCTTCCCGGGGTCGATCGGGCCTTGGTCGCGGTGGTCCGGGATGTGCGGATCCCATCGGCGCTGACGGCCATGCTCGTGGGGGCAGCGTTGGCATGCAGCGGTGCGGTGATGCAGACGCTCTTCTCCAATCCGCTCGCGGGTCCGAGCGTGCTCGGTGTCAGCTCCGGGGCGGGCCTTGGGGCGGCCCTGGTCATGCTCGTCCCCGGCCTCTCCAGCACGCTCGGCGCCGCGGCCGATCTGGCGCTCGTGCTGGCCGCGTTCGCCGGTGCCTTGGTGGTGCTGGCGGTCATCGTGCTGGCGGACCGTCGTCTCGGCGACCCGGTCACGCTCCTCATCCTGGGCCTCATGGTCGGGCACCTCGGAGGGGCGCTCGTCAGTGTGCTCGAGGTGGCCGCCGGAGAGGGCGCCCTGCGTGGGTTCGTGCTGTGGGGCATGGGCTCCTTCGCAGGCGTGGGTCCGGAACGGATGCCATGGCTCGCCCTGCCGATCGTGGTCGGTCTGTTCGTCACCCTGGTGCATATGAAGGCCCTCGATGCGATGCTGCTGGGCGATGAGTACGCCCGTTCCATGGGCGTGGAGGTGCGCGCGACCCGCACACGGCTCATCCTCGCGACCGGCCTGATGGCGGGGGCGTGCACCGCGTTCTGCGGCCCCATCGCCTTCATCGGACTGGCCACCCCGCACCTGGCCCGGGCGCTGCTGCGCTCGGCCGGGCACCGCCTGGTCCTGCCGGGCAGCGCGCTCTGTGGGGCACTGCTGGCGCTGGCCTGCGACATCCTCGTGCGGCGCGTGGACGGACTGCCGGTCAACGCCCTCACCTCATTGATCGGCGCGCCCGTGGTCGTGTGGGTGCTGTGGAGCGGACGCCGCTGGGCGAGAATGGCCACCGGATGA
- the mscL gene encoding large-conductance mechanosensitive channel protein MscL — translation MSMMKEFKEFAMRGNLVDTAVAFVMGGAFGKVVSGFVDGMVMPLVGMLTSGVDFKELKWVIQHGTAEVKDAAGAVITPAVAEVSVKYGAFITVIIDFLIVAFAIFMVVKAMNRMKKAEPAPPPPGPSNEEKLLMEIRDALRK, via the coding sequence ATGAGCATGATGAAGGAGTTCAAGGAGTTCGCGATGCGCGGTAACCTCGTGGATACGGCGGTCGCCTTCGTGATGGGCGGTGCCTTCGGCAAGGTCGTCAGCGGTTTCGTGGACGGCATGGTGATGCCGCTCGTGGGCATGCTGACCAGTGGCGTCGACTTCAAGGAACTGAAATGGGTGATCCAGCACGGGACGGCCGAAGTGAAGGATGCGGCCGGCGCCGTCATCACACCCGCGGTGGCCGAGGTGTCCGTGAAATACGGCGCCTTCATCACCGTCATCATCGACTTCCTCATCGTGGCGTTCGCGATCTTCATGGTGGTGAAGGCCATGAACAGGATGAAGAAGGCCGAGCCGGCTCCTCCCCCGCCCGGCCCCTCCAATGAAGAGAAGCTGCTGATGGAGATCCGCGACGCGCTGCGCAAGTAA
- a CDS encoding ABC transporter ATP-binding protein, producing the protein MRTVTLHAEALVIGHHGRPLRPAFDLQLRPGRVTALLGNNGSGKTTLLRTLSGLLAPLSGRVLLDGREVQGMAERERARQLAVVMAHRPRAGLMRAEDVVRLGRLPWSAGWFRSDPDDAARVQQAMEQTRTLTMVGRAFNELSDGEAQRVLIARALAQDAPVLLLDEPTAYLDVSQRAALMQLLRTIARERALTVLMATHDLQQALDSADEVFILGPDGAHFHGAPGDAVQSGAIASAFAVDGLRFDPAQRVFRPVE; encoded by the coding sequence ATGAGGACCGTGACCCTGCATGCCGAGGCACTTGTGATCGGGCACCACGGCCGGCCGCTGCGCCCTGCGTTCGATCTGCAGCTCCGTCCGGGCAGGGTCACCGCCCTGCTGGGGAACAATGGATCGGGCAAGACCACGCTGCTGCGGACCTTGTCCGGCCTGTTGGCGCCGCTCTCCGGACGGGTGCTCCTCGATGGCCGCGAGGTGCAGGGCATGGCGGAGCGTGAGCGTGCCCGGCAGCTCGCCGTGGTGATGGCCCATCGCCCACGCGCGGGACTGATGCGCGCGGAGGATGTGGTCCGGCTGGGGCGCCTTCCGTGGAGCGCGGGTTGGTTCCGGTCCGACCCTGACGATGCAGCGCGGGTCCAGCAGGCGATGGAGCAGACCCGAACGCTGACGATGGTGGGCAGGGCCTTCAACGAGCTGAGCGATGGGGAGGCGCAGCGTGTGCTCATCGCCCGGGCCCTGGCACAGGATGCCCCGGTCCTCCTGCTGGACGAGCCCACAGCGTATCTGGATGTCAGCCAGCGGGCCGCACTGATGCAGCTCCTGCGGACCATCGCGCGGGAACGGGCGCTGACGGTGCTGATGGCCACGCACGATCTCCAACAGGCATTGGACAGCGCGGACGAGGTGTTCATCCTCGGTCCTGATGGCGCCCACTTCCACGGTGCGCCCGGGGATGCCGTGCAAAGCGGTGCGATCGCCAGCGCGTTCGCGGTGGATGGACTGCGCTTCGATCCCGCTCAGCGCGTGTTCCGGCCTGTGGAATGA